A window of the Microbacterium sp. LWH13-1.2 genome harbors these coding sequences:
- a CDS encoding proline/glycine betaine ABC transporter permease → MDGFRIPLGSWVATGVDWIKTNLDGLLDVISFVVSFLVDGLTRALLSPHFVVIIVIAALIAWLVRSWQLAVGTVVSFGLIVAMGLWVPAMQTLALVLVAAVIAVLIAVPLGIWSARNATVRAVLKPVLDFMQTMPAFVYLIPAIVFFSIGVVPGLVATVIFALPPGVRLTELGIRGVDSETVEAGQAFGAKPGQILRGIQLPLAMPTILAGVNQVIMLALSMAVIAGMAGADGLGKIVVEAISTINIAKGVEAGLGVVLIAVFLDRVTAALGDLGSNRSSLLGLLARRRTQKRLAAASAASEVTDSTASAPASAEAAAAKDAEDEAERQKAAPRRTAVGGGVH, encoded by the coding sequence ATGGATGGTTTCCGCATTCCCCTCGGCAGCTGGGTCGCGACCGGAGTCGACTGGATCAAGACGAACCTCGACGGTCTGCTCGACGTCATCTCGTTCGTCGTCAGCTTCCTGGTCGACGGACTCACCCGCGCCCTGCTCAGCCCGCATTTCGTGGTCATCATCGTGATCGCCGCGCTCATCGCCTGGCTCGTGCGCTCGTGGCAGCTCGCTGTCGGCACGGTCGTCTCCTTCGGGCTCATCGTCGCCATGGGCCTCTGGGTTCCCGCGATGCAGACTCTCGCCCTCGTGCTCGTCGCCGCCGTGATCGCGGTGCTGATCGCCGTGCCGCTGGGCATCTGGTCGGCCCGCAACGCCACCGTTCGTGCGGTGCTCAAGCCCGTGCTCGACTTCATGCAGACCATGCCGGCGTTCGTCTACCTGATCCCGGCGATCGTGTTCTTCAGCATCGGCGTCGTTCCGGGTCTCGTCGCGACCGTGATCTTCGCGCTTCCTCCGGGCGTGCGGCTGACCGAGCTCGGCATCCGCGGAGTCGACTCCGAGACGGTCGAGGCAGGTCAGGCGTTCGGAGCGAAGCCGGGGCAGATCCTTCGCGGCATCCAGCTTCCGCTCGCGATGCCGACGATCCTCGCCGGCGTCAACCAGGTCATCATGCTCGCGCTCTCGATGGCGGTCATCGCCGGAATGGCGGGCGCCGACGGCCTCGGAAAGATCGTCGTCGAGGCGATCTCGACCATCAACATCGCCAAGGGCGTCGAGGCGGGCCTCGGCGTCGTGCTCATCGCCGTGTTCCTCGACCGCGTCACGGCAGCGCTCGGCGACCTGGGCAGCAACCGCTCGTCGCTGCTCGGCCTGCTGGCTCGTCGTCGCACGCAGAAGCGCCTCGCCGCGGCATCCGCAGCGTCGGAGGTGACTGATTCGACCGCATCCGCTCCCGCATCGGCTGAGGCGGCCGCTGCGAAGGATGCCGAGGACGAAGCCGAGCGCCAGAAGGCCGCACCGCGCCGCACCGCCGTCGGCGGCGGCGTGCACTGA
- a CDS encoding glycine betaine ABC transporter substrate-binding protein, whose product MKKKFLTIAALGAAATLTLAGCSGDGMGGTGGSTGGGDTGSGDKGTITLGFLPSWTDGLSTAYLLQDQLEKIGYTVEMKTLTEAGPLYTGLAQGDVDIYPSAWPELTHAEYMNTYGDDIEDLGAYYDNAKLTIAVPEYSELNSIEDLAGKGSEFDGKIFGIEPGAGLTAQTQKMMPEYGLDSEYELVTSSTAAMLTELKSATDKEEDIVVTLWRPFWANDAFPLKDLEDPKGAMGESEALHFLGTKGFAEEFPEAAELIEQIKLDDEQYGSLEDLVVNEYGEGKEADAVDAWLEEHGDAFDWVVS is encoded by the coding sequence ATGAAGAAGAAGTTCCTGACGATCGCGGCCCTCGGAGCCGCAGCGACCCTGACCCTCGCCGGATGCAGCGGCGACGGCATGGGCGGCACCGGTGGAAGCACCGGCGGTGGAGACACCGGTTCGGGCGACAAGGGCACGATCACCCTCGGGTTCCTTCCCTCGTGGACCGACGGCCTGAGCACCGCGTACCTGCTGCAGGACCAGCTGGAGAAGATCGGCTACACCGTCGAGATGAAGACGCTGACCGAGGCGGGCCCGCTGTACACCGGCCTCGCCCAGGGCGACGTCGACATCTACCCGTCGGCCTGGCCCGAGCTGACTCACGCCGAGTACATGAACACCTACGGCGACGACATCGAGGACCTCGGCGCGTACTACGACAACGCGAAGCTGACCATCGCTGTTCCGGAGTACTCCGAGCTGAACTCGATCGAGGACCTCGCGGGCAAGGGCTCCGAGTTCGACGGCAAGATCTTCGGCATCGAGCCCGGAGCCGGTCTCACCGCGCAGACCCAGAAGATGATGCCCGAGTACGGTCTCGACAGCGAGTACGAGCTCGTCACCTCGTCGACCGCGGCGATGCTCACCGAGCTGAAGTCCGCGACCGACAAGGAAGAGGACATCGTCGTGACGCTGTGGCGTCCGTTCTGGGCCAACGACGCCTTCCCGCTGAAGGACCTCGAAGACCCCAAGGGCGCCATGGGCGAGTCCGAGGCTCTGCACTTCCTGGGCACGAAGGGCTTCGCCGAGGAGTTCCCCGAGGCCGCTGAGCTGATCGAGCAGATCAAGCTCGACGACGAGCAGTACGGCTCGCTCGAGGACCTCGTCGTGAACGAGTACGGCGAGGGCAAGGAAGCGGATGCTGTCGACGCCTGGCTCGAGGAGCACGGCGACGCCTTCGACTGGGTCGTCAGCTGA
- a CDS encoding glycine betaine/L-proline ABC transporter ATP-binding protein: protein MSEIALEARNLYKVFGKNPSSAVRRLKAGESRSAVSDAGTAAVIDASFTVNRGEIFVIMGLSGSGKSTIIRMLNGLHEASDGSVVVNGDPITGIPSSRLREIRRDRISMVFQHFALLPHRTVAANVAYPLELKGVGKDERLKKAEEILALVGLEGQADKLPSELSGGMQQRVGIARALAADSDILLMDEAFSALDPLIRREMQEQLLELQEKLQKTIVFITHDLNEAMFLGDRIAVMRDGRIVQIGTPEDILTDPANDYVEQFVQDVDRARVLTAANVMERPRPVVADTAGPRTALRQMRDAFMSATYVTGRDRKLRGIVTDRDAVKLVRQGVSTLESIIKPVPQSVSKDEVLMNLFIPSVESPLPLAVVDAEGRLVGVIPRITLLAALGPGPGATGELTLPLLPMPQAEIDAVLDDGWTADPADAVKTEEVR, encoded by the coding sequence GTGTCCGAAATCGCTCTTGAAGCGCGCAATCTGTACAAGGTGTTCGGGAAGAATCCGAGCAGTGCCGTCCGTCGACTGAAGGCCGGTGAGAGCAGATCCGCAGTCAGCGACGCAGGAACCGCCGCCGTCATCGACGCCAGTTTCACGGTCAACCGGGGTGAGATCTTCGTGATCATGGGGCTCTCCGGCTCCGGCAAGTCCACCATCATCCGCATGCTCAACGGGCTGCACGAGGCGAGCGACGGATCCGTCGTCGTGAACGGCGACCCCATCACGGGCATCCCGTCGTCGCGTCTGCGGGAGATCCGCCGCGACCGCATCTCGATGGTGTTCCAGCATTTCGCTCTGCTGCCGCACCGTACGGTCGCCGCGAACGTCGCCTACCCGCTCGAGCTGAAGGGCGTCGGCAAGGACGAGCGCCTGAAGAAGGCCGAGGAGATCCTCGCGCTCGTGGGTCTCGAGGGCCAGGCCGACAAGCTTCCGTCCGAGCTCTCCGGTGGCATGCAGCAGCGCGTGGGCATCGCCCGTGCGTTGGCGGCGGACTCCGACATCCTGCTCATGGACGAGGCGTTCAGCGCCCTCGATCCGCTGATCCGTCGCGAGATGCAGGAGCAGCTGCTCGAACTCCAGGAGAAGCTGCAGAAGACGATCGTCTTCATCACCCACGACCTCAACGAGGCCATGTTCCTCGGCGACCGCATCGCCGTGATGCGCGACGGTCGCATCGTGCAGATCGGCACGCCGGAGGACATCCTCACCGACCCCGCCAACGACTACGTCGAGCAGTTCGTGCAGGATGTCGACCGAGCCCGGGTGCTCACGGCCGCGAACGTCATGGAGCGCCCGCGCCCGGTCGTCGCCGACACCGCCGGTCCTCGCACGGCGCTGCGTCAGATGCGCGATGCGTTCATGTCGGCCACCTACGTCACCGGCCGCGACCGCAAGCTGCGCGGCATCGTCACCGACCGGGATGCCGTCAAGCTCGTTCGTCAGGGTGTGTCGACGCTCGAGTCGATCATCAAGCCGGTGCCGCAGAGCGTCAGCAAGGACGAGGTCCTGATGAACCTCTTCATCCCGTCGGTCGAGTCGCCGCTGCCCCTGGCCGTGGTGGATGCCGAGGGGCGCCTCGTCGGTGTGATCCCGCGCATCACCCTGCTCGCAGCCCTGGGTCCCGGCCCTGGCGCCACCGGCGAGCTCACCCTGCCGCTTCTTCCGATGCCGCAGGCCGAGATCGACGCAGTGCTCGATGACGGGTGGACCGCCGACCCGGCGGACGCCGTGAAGACAGAGGAGGTGCGCTGA
- a CDS encoding GEVED domain-containing protein: MTAAATPRRRRTRTLLGAALIGAILLAGGLPTTQEPAQAIEDAQSVTRTATTSTMNYRGGVTATLSLTQATTQYGSAGVQFLATTPHSAYGATAAMFAPGLDPATTPTVGLEAYAGMCGNLNFTGFCPGNGTLTVTFNRAVTDPILDISGLGGYAQCVEVRNTSETYCNIISGNGLTVGTNADGDKTAAGWIDIQLDITTPGVTFSTVAGAQNFSVTPTSLTTAVKSSSSRCDTILPDAAELGGRTMTSTSLAGCGSVALKGTFQTVTFSIGTHIQRAPVADGWASGYNTADLGTRLADLFRLSIRLHEDMGDAPLSYDAAQAALHVQGPLRLGAGITSDADATAKPTLSPKSSATASLDTDDAIGDGVRAPSAIRSTPYSLVVPLTGTTLPGTVAGWIDFNRNGIFDATERVQAVFIAGATSVALTWAVPGAAVVGDTYLRLRTAFTASEVVDPRGIAQSGEVEDYILRVAAATPGIEVVKLVNGDDANTAPGISVDAGSILTFEFRVTNTGNVPLTAVQLTDNVIAAAEIIPVGVWDGTLDPGEVAVFTATRAAPTTGSTLHTNTATASGQPASGGARMTDTDPANATTREILASILVEKIGEDANGDWVRMDGSGFRLLTDVAGAPGVAVTPGLIAGAEVGTFTAAGVRPGTYWLEETKAPEGFALLAEPVKVEVSVTGVLSIAAGQSSPQVTVAANTISVRDVPAFVLPAAGGTGSQGFTLAGGLLIGLALAVAALIEARRARRVS, from the coding sequence ATGACAGCAGCAGCAACACCGCGCCGACGTCGAACACGCACCCTTCTGGGAGCGGCGCTGATCGGCGCGATCCTCCTCGCCGGAGGGCTGCCGACCACGCAGGAGCCAGCGCAGGCGATCGAGGATGCACAGAGCGTCACCCGCACCGCGACGACTTCGACCATGAACTATCGGGGCGGAGTCACGGCGACCCTGTCTCTCACCCAGGCGACCACGCAGTACGGGTCGGCCGGGGTGCAGTTCCTCGCGACGACCCCGCACTCGGCATACGGAGCGACCGCTGCCATGTTCGCGCCGGGGCTGGACCCCGCCACGACTCCGACGGTGGGGCTCGAGGCCTACGCGGGCATGTGCGGAAACCTGAACTTCACGGGATTCTGCCCCGGCAACGGAACTCTCACCGTCACCTTCAACCGTGCCGTCACCGACCCCATCCTCGACATCTCGGGGCTCGGCGGCTACGCGCAGTGTGTCGAGGTGCGCAACACGTCGGAGACCTACTGCAACATCATCAGCGGCAACGGCCTCACCGTCGGAACGAACGCGGATGGCGACAAGACCGCAGCCGGCTGGATCGACATCCAGCTCGACATCACCACTCCCGGCGTGACGTTCTCGACCGTCGCGGGCGCGCAGAACTTCAGCGTGACGCCCACGAGTCTCACGACCGCGGTGAAGTCGAGCAGCTCTCGGTGCGACACGATCCTGCCGGATGCGGCCGAGCTCGGCGGACGCACCATGACGAGCACCTCGCTCGCCGGGTGCGGATCCGTGGCGCTCAAGGGCACCTTCCAGACGGTGACGTTCAGCATCGGCACGCACATCCAACGGGCACCGGTCGCCGACGGCTGGGCCAGCGGATACAACACCGCAGACCTCGGCACGCGTCTCGCCGACCTCTTCCGCCTGTCCATCCGCCTGCACGAGGACATGGGCGATGCTCCCCTCAGCTACGACGCCGCTCAGGCCGCTCTGCACGTGCAGGGACCCCTGCGCCTCGGTGCCGGCATCACATCGGATGCCGACGCCACGGCGAAGCCGACACTGTCGCCGAAGTCCAGCGCCACCGCATCGCTCGACACGGATGACGCGATCGGCGACGGGGTGCGTGCACCGAGCGCGATCAGGTCGACCCCCTACTCGCTCGTCGTACCGCTGACGGGGACGACGCTGCCCGGGACGGTCGCCGGATGGATCGACTTCAACAGGAACGGGATCTTCGATGCCACCGAGCGGGTGCAGGCGGTCTTCATCGCCGGGGCGACCTCGGTGGCTCTGACGTGGGCTGTGCCCGGGGCCGCGGTGGTCGGTGACACGTACCTGCGTCTGCGCACGGCGTTCACGGCATCCGAGGTGGTGGATCCTCGCGGGATCGCGCAGTCCGGAGAGGTCGAGGACTACATCCTGAGGGTGGCCGCGGCGACGCCGGGGATCGAGGTCGTCAAGCTCGTGAACGGAGACGACGCGAACACCGCCCCCGGAATCAGCGTCGACGCAGGATCGATTCTCACCTTCGAGTTCCGGGTGACGAACACCGGCAACGTGCCGCTGACCGCGGTGCAGCTCACCGACAACGTCATCGCGGCAGCAGAAATCATCCCGGTCGGGGTCTGGGACGGCACGCTCGACCCCGGCGAGGTGGCCGTCTTCACCGCAACCCGCGCCGCGCCGACGACGGGGAGCACGCTGCACACGAACACCGCGACCGCATCCGGTCAGCCGGCATCCGGCGGAGCGCGGATGACCGACACCGATCCGGCGAACGCGACCACCCGCGAGATCCTGGCCTCGATCCTGGTCGAGAAGATCGGCGAGGACGCGAACGGCGACTGGGTGCGCATGGACGGGTCGGGCTTCCGGCTGCTCACGGATGTCGCGGGGGCCCCGGGAGTCGCAGTCACGCCGGGGCTGATCGCGGGGGCCGAGGTCGGCACCTTCACCGCGGCCGGCGTGCGTCCGGGCACCTACTGGCTCGAAGAGACGAAGGCGCCGGAAGGTTTCGCGCTCCTCGCGGAGCCCGTCAAGGTCGAGGTGTCGGTGACCGGGGTGCTGTCGATCGCGGCGGGGCAGTCGAGCCCGCAGGTCACTGTGGCAGCTAACACGATCTCGGTTCGCGACGTGCCCGCGTTCGTGCTGCCGGCGGCGGGAGGCACCGGCTCGCAGGGCTTCACGCTCGCCGGAGGCCTGCTGATCGGCCTCGCCCTCGCGGTTGCAGCCCTGATCGAAGCGCGTCGTGCGAGGCGCGTCAGCTGA